The DNA sequence GCGGGTGTGTCACAAAAACAAATGGAAGCGACATAACATGCGAGTGTTcgcatttgacattttttgctattttgcTGGTGCGTTTTACTTCTTTTGTGACATTCTCATGACATACTTAgctttgttttttcaattttcattcCTCAGTAGATACATACAGtcaatttattttccattttaacgcctggtacaactaaaggtacatttgtttggacaaatataatgataacaacaaaagtagtGTATTGTAAATGtactacctctctgagtgagaaacgtggattaaagaccaagtcgaagttcagtttagttttctttattatcaaacatcagaatacactgcctaggtatagcggaggagaactttgtccaatCTCAAAGGCTtctgaaaaaaggtgtccctCCAATGATGCCCTTgttctctctggcttttctgtctgtgtttaagaTCATTTAATTCTAATGTTCCAGCCCATACGCAATGCAGTGAGAAAGAGCatgctactttttaaccttaaaaggatacaatctatacttgtttatattcaaaAATTCCAACACCTCTActatctgacaaatcccagatctTTACAGTTACaattattctggtttgaaccagTTGTTACAGTTCTGCTCTGAACAAAAGGTCAGACCGGGGCTTCTCTTAGTAAAGCAGAACtctaaaagtaacataaaatatactacagtagctcataagagtttaatttaagagctaatatctagccattttccatggttttcctgataatgattttggttattatcaagaaaaccatgaaaaatatctatctatctatctatctatctatctatctatctatctatctatctatctatctatctatctatctatctatctatctatctatctatctatctatctatctatctatctatctatctatctatctatctatctatctatctatctatctatctatctatctatctatctatctatctatctatctatctatctatctatctatctatctatctatctatctatctatctatctatctatccgtAATGATATTCATCATAAATAATCCTGATTTAAAACTATTGCTCCTTGCAGACTCCTCTTAATGAAACCATCTCCGTTTCTGACCTGAACACCCTCACCATGATCTCCCAGATCGGCTGTGGCTTGTCCCTGTTCTTCCTCTGCGTAGTCCTCTTCATGCACTTCCTCATGAGGTAACAATaacacaactttatttataaaaacagtTAGTGTGGAGCAAGGCcacaagttattaaaataagGTGAAGTTAAATCAACTCTCAACAGCACCGTATCCCGGATTAAAATCTAATTTCACTTACATTAATAACACATacattaaagtggtgaatctgggtgaaacaaaagttgttgttttttccacttttttctcgtaaatcgccgacttttttcgcacagatttgccactttaaatctcttaaatctgcaactttttttcttgtagatttgccactttaatctagtaaatttgtaataccaaatatagttctttgcctgataaagggttaaattaatGAATTCATATAAGTGCCACGGATAAATGAATCCCTTGGATATTATAGAGCTAGATACGGCGCCGCCACTCAGCCTTGAAGCCAATTTTGCCAAATTTAAATATACTTAGTCTAAAAATAGTCATGCCCACCAtgttattttcttaaaattatgttttttttattgtttaaagtcTACAGCAACCTAAACTATACTACATAAAAGAATGTGAATtcaaagtattaaaaaacaagGGAGAaagaagattttaaaaaatagatgaataaaatgAATTCCAGTGTTATCTAAATCTCCCCAGAAGGGCGAgtaaaaaagaatataaaaataaattgtaaataggaatagatttaaataaaatacagaataaaaatgcattacatAAAGGTTGCAACATAAATACTTGTCTTTACTCCCACCTgacatgttaaaaacaaaacaaacaacaatatgtCATATAACTATAAATGGATAAACATTAATAGAATAATCTTTAGCTGAAGGTTGTTAAACCCTCAAAGTCCCACAAAATATGAGGAAGTTTTGGAGAAATTTTCAGGTGATTCACCTTATAAGTTTGTAGCCATAAATACTGAGATATATCCTCTATAGAGACGCTTAAAATATCcatgcaacagaaaaaaactctgCTGAAGAGCTGTTTTGTTCCACAGTGCGTGTTGTCAAGGTTGATGTAAATAAGCCAGTTCTTATGTACTCTGCCGCACTAGTAAAATGAGACAGCTGAATAGTAGCTTCATTGTATGAGGCTGATACCAACAGCTGCGCTATGTACGTAATTAAACCTTTATGAAAATAAAGCTTACCGCCTGTCCTAGCTGTGTATGATCACAGAACACTCCTCTGTATTGCCATACATAGAATcataaaatatggaaataagtATTACTTGTGTGACCCAGGTTTTGAATAGACCTTTCAAACAAAGTTTGCATTATGTTTGCATTGTGCTGTTATAAGTGCAATACCAGTATGCATCCTTTTCCCTTCATGCAgtcaaataacattttaaaataacaagagTATGATAAATATAAAGAGGTGGTCACTGAAGTgcaaataccacactgtaaaaaatactttattagaAAGTCAACATGGTGAGCACAACAGGAATACCTGTAGTGACGAAGTTGTGTTGGCaactttaaataatattgttgACTTAaggtcttgtgtttgttttacccATAAACTTCCCCTTCTGTATAGTGGTGAAGACAATGTGGTGCAGTGCCCTTTATGGTGCCCTAACAGTAAAGAAAGGGTGATAAAGTGCCTTCTATGTGCCTTTCTAAGtctccaaagttacaaaaacaactacaaaagcaatcacaatataggataatatgagaaaaacaatgaaaaaaataggtaacaataacatTATACCCGCGACCCAAgagcggataagcggttaaggataatgaatgaatgaatgaatgaataacattatataatataaatataacaatataaaataaataaataaggtgtGAAAGGAGTAAAGTGGGGAGAGTGCAGTGTAATATACAGATATGGATgtattgcacatgataatgaCCATAATATAGTCTGTGTTGTTGAAAAATGATAACGCACATGATGTCAGTATTATTCAGTCTGATATATATGCTTTCCTCCCTAAAATGCTGAATGCTGaatatgagaaaaacaatggaaaaaataggtaacaataacatTATAACCGCGACCCGAgagtggataagcggttaaggataatgaatgaattaatgaatgaatgaataacattatataatataaatataacaatataaaataaataaataaataaggtgtCAAAGGAGTAAAGTGGGCAGAGTGCAGTGTAATATACAGATATGgatatattgcacatgataatgaCCATAATATAGTCTGTGTTGTTGAAAAATGGTAATGCACATGATGTCAATATTATTCAGTCTGATATATCAGCTTTCCTCCCTAAAATGCTGAACTGTCTGTTAGGAAGCAGAACTTTATGGGCactcaaaagaaaaatatacatcATGTTCGTCTCTCTTCACAGGAGGACCAAGGCCAATATAGCCACACACATTCTCATCCACCTGGTTATAGCCATGTCCCTGCTGAACCTCTCTTTCTTGGTCAACAACATTGTGGCAGAGATGAAGAACTCTGTGGGTTGTATCATCATGGCGGCTGCCATGCACTACTCCATGTTGGCCACTTTCTCTTGGTTTGCTGCACAGGccttccacctctgtctgcagcTGTATGTCGGGGGCAGTATTACAATCCGCCACTACCTGCTCAAAGTCTCCATCATCGGTTGGGGTGAGTGCacgtagttgttttttttaattttaattttaattacattttttattaatttaaaggaaacacaacatcaatcaccaatggacaaacacagtaaaacaaaaacaaaaaaacaaaccaaaaaaaagaacgacaacaaaatcacaaaaccaacctaaataaataaataaaactacaataataaataagaactttaacacattaaaactaaacaagacacaaacaaacatcaaacataattaccacataaaacatacagtatatcagtaaacttgataacctaagagaaaataataagggGTTAAGTTAAATGCCAGCCTTCCACTTCAATAAACCTTTCCCACCTTTCCAAAAAACGTCCAACATCACCATTCCTATTAGCAATATAaccttccaaaaaaacaaaaacaaacatttaataagcatcctaaattgattaatattcaaagaatctgcattgacacctttaaaaataaatctttccccaaaaagataattaaattaataatataactgcTTGTCTCTGTAACATCCCCTAgtataacagaaaataaatcacattcaaaACTCAACTTCATTGCAGTACACATCCTCCAAAAGACAGAGACAACATGacaataccaaaaaagatgtgttGTTGATTCAGGTTCCATTGACACGTAGTTGTTTGACCAAGTTGTTTCCAAGTCAGAggttcattttctctctctatttccAGTTCTGCCTGCTGTTGTTGTGAGTGCCCTGCTTGGCCTCGACATGTATGGTGAACAAGCAATCAACACTAGTGACAGTGGAGACAGCAGGGCCATGTGAGTCTGTGGATTAGACATTCAAAACACAGGACGTACCATAAAGGCACATTTTCATTTCTGACATGTCTTTCTGTTCCAAGGTGCTGGATAACAGACAATAATGTGCACATGTATGTCAACATCGGCTACTATGCAGTGGTCTTCCTTGTCACCTTCACCACCTTCATCATCATACTGACCTGGCTCTTTTGTCTCAAGAGAACCAAATCGGCCAACGCAGAATCtggcaaaaatggaaaaaatattgtaaCCATCATGGGTCTGTGTTGCATGCTGGGGGTCTCTTGGGGTTTTGCTTTCTTTGCCTACGGACCCCTCCGGATCCCCGCCTACTACATTTTCACAATCCTCAATTCTTTCCAAGGTATCCAcaattctaattataataatctttCAATATATCACTCTTTAGCATTATATCCTGTTTTATACTCACTTATCATGTGGGTGGGATTTTATTATGTTGCTCACAGGATAAAGCTGCTTTCACTGTCCGAACCGCAAGCCGCTTTTTTGCCATCTTTGGCTTTGTATTTCACCACAATATATATTAGTCCTGTACCGCTATGggatcagcacaatcatggttataaaaaaaatgtcttttgtgcagaatgacACAGTTGACATAATgacataattcattaaaatgtcataattaaaaaataaaaaaaacgtgattttaaaaagttgattttcttcctaatatatatttttttaaacaagaaaaGGAAGATACATGATACACTGGAAGAAAATGTCATTCATATTTACAACGCttttcaagtgcccacaagtgtcatgaatatcgGAGGGGAAAAAAGGGTCTCCACATAATAAACATGttgacatttttccatttttccgacctctcctctcagctctgtgtaaacagattttcattgaatatttttgtcacgtgaccgttcatctcagcaaaatcaataatggcttcacagtgtcgctgaggagcagaatttaatgtttttaacatgatCTAGTTATatattaacagtttttttttaaagatatttttgggccattttcaaggctttattgagagtgagagagacatgcggcaaagggctCAGAGTCTGATTCAAACCCggaattttatttttctaatggaaacttttgtaacctatgttCCATTcgaggactgtcagaaagttcagatTTCAACGATTGTTTGAATTGTCTGTTTTTACGATCTTTCtacaaggttcatacactttttgagtggtcaaattcaagcacttttcaaggactttctaggtccattttcaagcttttccaggaccttacaacggttgtaagttgcatgttttagatgagtacttacatggtaaaaggggtaatttcactcaaccataccgacagcgatggttttacacttttaacaaccaaaagtacagtttgctaatctcaatattcaattcattatttttttcattgaacatgtcaATGTGcaatctatagtcagattgcaagaagTACAGTTagaatttaaagcattttcaagcactttatccaaaatccaagcactttttaaaccttgaaaaatacaacattaaaatttaagtattttcaaggatttcaagcacccgtacgaaccctgtttcTATGATAAGCTGTATATTTTTTGGcgatatcttaaaaaaaacctgagagCCAAGCTGAAGCAGCATATTCAATGGAATTAAAACAATggaagactgaaaataaaacccACCTACATGACCATCGAGTGTAAAGTAACGTTAATTTCATCGGCTCAGCTAGTTCTTCAAATGACTTTCTCTCTTTGCCCGGCAGGTTTCTTCCTGTTCATCTACTACTACAACACCAGCCACTCAGGAGAGATAGTCAGTGCCAGTCACTCTTCCAACGCCACGTCCATCAGCACTCTTCATTCCAACATGAATCCTTACTCCGAACCACCagacaaagtaaaaaaaccTTAGGAGGTGAAGATGGTCAGCTTGAAGTAGAAACTACAAGCAAGTACTCGGAACCTGGGAAGTTTGCTGATATATAACACTGTAATAGACATATCCCTTGACATATTTACCGATAATCATTAGTGTATAAGAACATAactttattatattgtttaatttaacTTAGAATTCAGTTTACACAATTTCAGTTAGGTTGAGAAAAGGATTAATGACTTTGagaactttttaaaacaataatgagcagttataaaaacatttttactgtctTATTGAAGACCTGTAAAGAAATATTAAGAAAATCTGAATAATCTAATTCTGTGTCAAAGTACCTTATTAATAGAGTAGATAtttgcacaatttaaaaaataaatcacaccaTTATCATTTATatgtacatacatttttcattagaaatataatacaatatctcaatataagtcaaaataattgcaattataTATTTTCCTTAAATATTGCAGCCTTAGTTCTGAagaaaataatgtgttaatgtttgctattaatttgaaatattttactttttttttttaatacgcATATGTAATATTAAACAGCACTTTATTCAAAATTGAAGCACTTTTCAAATCTTAAAAACACATTCAGTTTCAAGTTTTCCCAGCACCCAAAGGAACCTGAATCTATGTATGAAATATCTTtagctgtaaatatatataagtaaAACCATTTCCTCTTAAACAAGCCACTTTCTGTTTGCAAAAGCCTGATTTGGCTGAAAAATGAAGAGTTGAGAaacatatatatgatataagACTCATTTATTTAGCTTCACTCACACTTACAGTTAAACTCATATTATTCATTAATATacactttcattttttatgctaATGTTAAGAAATCAAGGCATCATAATACACTTTTACGACAAGAGAGCTTCTGCTTCCTTCAGAGCTCTTTCCATTTCAGCGGCCTCCAGGGAAAAGTTCTCCCTCTCCTGCATCACACGCTCCCGTGTATTAGCCATTTCTGTCATTGTTGTTTGGATTTCCTACAAGTGTGCACAatgacaaacattaaaaaaaacactccataAAGCCTTTGGATCTACTGGTTACATTGGTTTAGTGCAAAGGAGTTGTCTCACCTCTAGCTGAGCACGTTGCTGTGATGCAGTGTCTCCAAACTGATTTAACTCATTCAGCAGGTCTGCAGAAACACTCTGAAATGAAGATGATGAAATGTGTGgttaaccccctaaaacctgaagtttttctgttaattcaacagaagtgtcagtgcttcctactaaataatagatttttcagcctctgtagcagatagaaatgaaattcaaaaagtcattcattttgtgtctctttttagtcattttgtgtcttttttagtctttttgtgtctttttttggtcattttgtgtcttttttaaaatcattttgtgtctttttttaaatcattttgtgccttttttggtgatgatttcaaagttcaggaaaagtcccatgttgcattgcgacactcccacatgtattctgatcattggccaagagatggaaaataggtggaaaaaaataccaatactacaaaacgacatatccgctttcccggttttaatgggttAATAGAAGGCACTGCCTATAACAGCCATAAGACTGTAATCATTAATGTGTAGAAAACAAGTGCTGTAACTTTTTCTCATAACTCACaattatgatgaaaaaaaaatgtttcctgtaTTTTTCTGAATTGTGTGGTTGTGTGGCATATaacaagtgtgttttgtgtaggTATTAGTGTGATTAAATGCatatgataaaacatgactgcgtgtattatattaaataatacagaaataaaacagttCCCACCATAACTTCTTTTCTTTGATCTTCATTTTGTCGTGTAGCTTCTCCAACTCTTTCTCCTAAAACTAAGAAGCCAAAAATGTTTATCTTCCATCAAGCAACAGCTGAAATTAAGCTGAGAGgagcatatttttaaaaaacacataatcacCTGGGTCTATATTGGCCGCGACTAGGAGTATGTGACAGTCTTTCAGGTTTTTCTGTACCTCTGCATTCTCCTTTTCAATCTCCCTGTACTGCAGCTCCAACTCAGCCACTCTTTGCTGGAAtacaataaagaaagaaattgcAGCGGACAAGGGAAATTCTTCTGCCATCAGATGTATAAATACACTTATACAATACACAATACACTTATAAAtacactaatagctcttattgcactataccttgattgtttgctttttactcttcctgtaagtcgctttggataaaagcgtctgctaaatgactaaatgtaaatgtaaatgtacacttagtaatgtttgtttttcattgatATTGCTTCCTGCACCTGTGACTCTGTGAGGTTTCTCTGCAGCTCCTCATTGGTGGCCATCAGATGCTGATTTTGCCCCTTGAGCTCCGCCTGTTGCCCGTACCTGGTGGAGACCCTGCAGACAAGTGCAATAtaaagtttagaaaaaaaaaaaaatcccactgcATGTTTAGGATATGCAAAATAATGGGCGACTTACCCTTTGTGAACTTTAGGAGCAACATTTttcctgaaaaaagaaaagaaaaagaaaaaagaaatagctGTGAAACCAACATATTGAGCCTAGAAATCATCGGAcactaaaatattgatgttaAGGCTTTGTATTACATTCTTGGTTTTCattcctatttatttaattcaaggTTTTGACTTCTATTTCTTCCATTCATCCTCTTGCCCTTCTGGTGAAAGCTTCAAGATGAAAATGCTTTGATTTGTAACTCCCTGACACCATTAATCCCTTGAATTTTGTCTGACTGtggccaaaaaagaaaagttgtgtgGAGAAGTGTGTCTAGTAGAGATGCAGTGATGTAATGGCTGAACATTTGCCGACacctgtactgccctacaaattCTAACTGCTGTAACtaagcaaaaggtaaaactgagaaatactgctttaaagttttttttaacatattttaactggccagccgaATGAGTTATAGGTAGgaaagtgatatgacacttatttctacatgtattgatgatgtaattttcatgctcaaaaatcatgacgatttatttgacctttgaccccaaaaatgtagttactgcattgctgtaatagtgatgcagaaacagagttcagtaactataatgttgtcgtctttcagctttaatttttttattcctcagtgaatagacattttcaaattgattttgttatgcgtatttaaaagtgtttaacaactctattcaaagatttgtgtattttagacttaatatcataaagtgatgttatattttagtcttaatatcattttattacacttttttacttaatcactatctagataataatctccctttcaaattaatttatgatTTCTATGAttgttatgtttaaattagtatatatatccaaagcagactgtggtaagtgcaattactgcttggttttgagttggattttgtggtttttatgtcattatttctctgaaataaagcaaattgaaatctaaaactttgtcacaagataaaacagacatcaaggagttcatttttagttataactcaattatcaccaaaaatgtagttactgcagttacgctttgtagggcagtaaaTATGTTGCATTAATTATTTGCGGTCAGACTCGGACAAAAAGTCAATTAAAACCGTTGGAGGGGGTTAATACTCAGGATTTCTTTTGTTTCCTGGCACAAAAGGGGtaataaatagcaacaaaaatcaaataaaccaCAACATAACAAAAAACATTGGTATCAGCCGCATAGGCTATCATTCAAACTCCtattttaaaaatctatatttGTATCAACCCAAAATATCACAATTGGTGCATCCCTACGTCTAACTTTGTCTATCACACAGTTTACCACATTCTTTTAACATGCAGTGTATTTTACTGTCTTGAGAAGCCATGTCTTACCTTTGCACGTTTTCTTTTTGAGGTTTAAGGATAGCATCTGATTTGTGTGCAGCATTTGCTGTTGCCATTGCAGTTGCTGTGTCTCTGGGTTCAAGTTTATGACCTGTTTTCTTAGTTTCTGCGGGTACCTGGaaacctgtaacacacacaataTTATCAAGCTATCATCAGCtttgtttgactttttaaaatcacGATACACTTCAAATCAATCAACACCAGagagcaaaaaaatataaaattctgCTCACCCCTTGGAATTTTTGAAGACATTTCTCTATCTGTTGTGCAATGAATACAAAGCCAGCAATGAGAAATGCACCTATATGGAGAAACGATCTACAACGAACAATAAGCGAC is a window from the Centropristis striata isolate RG_2023a ecotype Rhode Island chromosome 18, C.striata_1.0, whole genome shotgun sequence genome containing:
- the knstrn gene encoding small kinetochore-associated protein, producing the protein MSSKIPRGFQVPAETKKTGHKLEPRDTATAMATANAAHKSDAILKPQKENVQRKNVAPKVHKGVSTRYGQQAELKGQNQHLMATNEELQRNLTESQQRVAELELQYREIEKENAEVQKNLKDCHILLVAANIDPVLGERVGEATRQNEDQRKEVMSVSADLLNELNQFGDTASQQRAQLEEIQTTMTEMANTRERVMQERENFSLEAAEMERALKEAEALLS